One Littorina saxatilis isolate snail1 linkage group LG1, US_GU_Lsax_2.0, whole genome shotgun sequence genomic window carries:
- the LOC138961246 gene encoding uncharacterized protein — MSVRVAVIGAGAAGLCAVRHLASRPSTFSVQAFEQSPGVGGTWVYTEKTGTDIYGLPIHSSMYKNLKTNLPKEVMAFPDFPFDKQLPSFIKHQDVLQYLEKYATHFNLLQHIKFETQVIKVQPIHCPKEQSPTGQDQKWEVTSAPVLDSKKSVTEEYDAVIVCNGHYAVPLIPKVPGLETFSGEIIHSHTYRAPEDFKNQTVLCLGAAASGQDISIDLSSEAKMVYLCHNKSLIQSPLPPNVQQKPGIQSVSGSTVTLNNGEEISADCLLFCTGYHFRFPFLTESCHLHIEEERLTPLYKHLIHTEFPTLSFIGICKTICPFPQFHVQILLVLAALDGSFQLPSKEEMDADTEADYQKRLSEGLPKRHAHTMGNRQWAYNDEIARLAGCELIQKSVKNLYDAVHETRVKNLVGYKRVNYEMVNECSYSEAC; from the exons ATGTCGGTTCGTGTGGCAGTAATCGGCGCTGGTGCGGCGGGTTTGTGCGCTGTTCGACATTTAGCTAGCCGTCCGTCGACCTTCTCAGTGCAAGCCTTCGAACAGAGCCCGGGTGTTGGAGGGACATGGGTATACACGGAGAAGACAGGCACCGACATTTATGGTCTGCCCATCCACTCCAGCATGTACAAGAATCTCAA AACAAACTTGCCAAAGGAAGTGATGGCGTTTCCAGATTTTCCATTTGACAAGCAGCTGCCGTCCTTTATCAAGCATCAGGATGTACTGCAATATCTGGAGAAATATGCAACTCATTTCAATCTTCTGCAACACATAAAG TTTGAAACCCAAGTGATCAAAGTGCAGCCAATTCATTGTCCAAAAGAGCAGAGTCCAACTGGCCAGGATCAGAAATGGGAGGTAACCTCTGCCCCCGTCCTAGACAGCAAAAAGTCAGTTACAGAGGAATATGATGCAGTCATTGTCTGTAACGG ACATTACGCTGTACCACTGATTCCAAAAGTACCTGGCCTGGAGACCTTCTCTGGGGAAATCATTCACAGCCATACTTATCGGGCACCTGAGGATTTCAAGAATCAGACAGTTCTGTGCCTGGGTGCTGCCGCTTCTGGTCAGGATATCTCCATTGATCTCTCGTCTGAGGCAAAAATG gtATACTTGTGCCACAACAAATCCTTAATCCAGTCGCCCTTGCCACCCAACGTGCAACAGAAGCCTGGCATTCAGAGCGTCAGTGGCTCAACAGTCACTCTCAACAACGGCGAAGAGATTTCTGCAGATTGTCTTCTCTTCTGCACAGGATATCACTTCCGCTTTCCATTCCTTACTGAAAGCTGTCATCTCCACATCGAGGAGGAGAGATTAACTCCGCTGTACAAGCATCTCATTCACACAGAGTTTCCTACCTTGTCTTTCATTGGAATTTGTAAGACAATATGTCCTTTTCCACAGTTCCATGTTCAGATTCTTCTAGTCCTAGCTGCCCTGGATGGCTCTTTCCAGCTACCATCCAAGGAAGAAATGGATGCTGATACCGAGGCCGATTACCAGAAGAGGTTGTCAGAAGGTTTGCCAAAAAGACACGCGCACACCATGGGGAACCGGCAGTGGGCATACAATGATGAAATCGCTCGACTGGCAGGATGTGAACTTATTCAAAAATCTGTGAAGAACTTGTACGACGCAGTGCATGAGACACGTGTGAAAAACCTTGTAGGCTACAAGCGAGTGAATTACGAAATGGTAAATGAATGCAGCTATAGTGAGGCTTGCTGA